The genomic region AGCTGGTCTTTGCTGCTCTCGCTCCTCGACCTTTTCCATTGTCTCGATGGTCTCCTTGGTGTTGGCGAATTGTGTGAAAAGTGCCTTTTTTTTAGGGTCTTGCAGCACCTCTGTCCATTCGCAGAAGAACGAGCCAACGATTTCCTGCATCTGCTTCTCAAGTTCTGCACATATGCCTAGGCTGTCCTCGAGGACGACCTTCCGAAGATATGCAATTCCACCAGGCAGATTCTCCACCCACCGTGCTGTTCGCTGCAGCTTATCCGCAGTCCGCATGTAGAACATGAGGTAGCGATCGATAATCGGGATCACATCATCAGGCGGTACGTCCTTCGCCAGAAGCTCGCTATGCCGTGGCTTCGCACCTCCATTACCGCCGACGAATATGTTGAAGCCCTTCTCTGTTGCGATCAGACCAAAGTCCTTGTTCTGAGCTTCTGCACACTCTCGTACGCAGCCAGAGACACCTCCTTTCATCTTATGAGGAGAACGGATGCTCTTGTATCGCTCCTCAAGTCGGACCGCCATGCCGACTGAATCGCCAATACCGAATCGGCACCATGTTGTACCTACGCATGACTTGACAGTTCGTAAGCTCTTCGCGTAAGCATGTCCTGATTCCATACCACCATCGATGAGCTCCTGCCAAATGTCGGGTAGGTCTTGTTTCTTAGCGCCAAACATGTCTATGCGTTGGCCACCCGTGATCTTGCAGTATAGACCGAACTTCTTCGCTACGGTCCCAATAACGATGAGTTTGTCCGCCGTGATCTCACCACCGGACACTCGCGGAACGACAGAGAACGTTCCATTCCGCTGGATGTTCGCAAGGAAGCGATCGTTCGTGTCTTGTAGTCCTCGTCGGTCTTCATCAATGATGTGCTTGTTGTACAAAGACGCCATGATGGATCCAATCGTAGGCTTGCATGCCTCACAACCGACCGAGTCAGGCTCTTTGCCACATTCCTTCATCACGTCGGCAAATTTCTGCAACTTCTTCACGTAGATGATGTTGAACAGGTCTGCTCGGGAGTACTCGAAGTGTGGGCATAGATGGTTCTTGACCTCAACACCCATTGACGCCATTGTTTTGTTGAAGATGGTCTGCACCAGTGGCATGCAGCCACCACAACCAGTCCCGGCCTTGGTGCATGACTTGACGTCTCCGATTGACTTGCAGGTTCCATCCTTGACACTTTTCACGACGCCGCCTTTGGTAACGTTGTGACATGAACATATTTGTGTGTCGTCATCCAGATCATCGGCGTCATCATCGCCAGAGTTCTTGCCAACGATGAACTCTGATGGCGGCACGTCAAGAGCTTTCTGCTTCGTCACCATTGGCACGAGCTTGACGTAGTCCTTTGTGTCACCGATCATCATGCCTCCCAAAAGGTATTTGCCATCCATGGTGAACAAGTACTTCTTGTAAATTTGCTGGAAAGGATCTTTATACGTCAACGCCTTGACTGGAGATGATGCAGGTCCATTGGTGAGGTTGTCGAGCTTGCTATCAGATCTTTGCATACCCTCCTTCTTGTTGCCACGACCCGGCAAATCCTTTGGGCCGTCGCGATCAGCAAAGAAGTCACCGAAGCTCGCCACTTCCACACCTAGCAGCTTGAGCTTCGTGCTGAGATCAGGCCGTTTAAATTTCCGTGGGGCGTGCGCTTTTGCTTGGGTCAGGTTGAAGGCCAGGACGTCGGCCATTTCGATGCCGGGTGCAATGAGGCCGAAAGTCTGGTTCTCCCAGCTGGCGCACTCCCCAATCGCGTAGACGTCCTTGGTCGATGTCGCGAGGCTCTCGTCTACGACGATACCACCATTCCTGTCGGCGCAGCGGATGCCCGCCTTACGAGCCAGGTCGTCGCGTGCCTTGATGCCGATGGCGAAACATATTGTGCTGCAGTCCATTTGCTCGCCATCTTCGAACACCACACCAATGACGTTGTTATTCTCATCTGTGTTGATCTTGCCAACACGCTTGCTAAGCAAAACATCTAGGCCAAGTTGTCGGACCTGCTCAACAACCATACCACCTGCATCACCATCAAGCTGCCGGCTGAGCACCCATCTGTTGCGCTCAATCAGCTTGACTTTGCCGAACTCTTCGAGGTCCATCATTGCCTTTGCTGCTTCCAAACCAAGTAGACCTCCACCAACCACAGCTCCCGTCGATCCCTTCTTCGTCGCGGAGAACTTGATGAGGTTTTCCAGGTCTTCAATGGTTCTGTATACGAACACGCCATTGGCATCGTGGCCAGGGGTGTGCCGTGGAAGTAGGGCATTGGAACCTGTTGCCAGTACCAGGATATCATAAGCTACCGTGTCTCCCTTGGCGGTCTCCACGTTCTTTTGTTCGGTATCGATGGATGTAACAAGAGTGTTGAGGTGGTAGGAGAGCGACCCTTCTGGCATGGACGCGTACCATGATGCGGGATTGAGGTATAGGTTCTCGACCTCGCGATGTTGGAAGAAGCTTGTCAGGCCCACGCGGTTGTATGCCAGATGCTGCTCTTCGCCGATGACAATGATGTCGTATTCTCTCCTCTTTACATCAAGCTTCAGCAGCTTCTCGATGAAGCTGACGCCCACCATTCCCAAGCCCACCACGACCACTCTTGTCCGCTTCGTGCCATTGGGAATCTCGCCATTCGCTGCAAGATCCTCGACCTTGTCAGGCAGAACGTTCGCCTCGGAGTCGTTCCATTCGGTGTTGCTCATGTTGTCCAGATCTCAAGGTAAGCACATTCAGACTTTGTTGTGAGAAACAAGAGGAAGGGCAACAGCACCTACTGCACAAGCAGGCTGCAATGGATATTTCCATGCAGTCTTTACGCACCTATACTATGAGCGAAGTGATTGCCCCAGCGCGTGGCGGCCATATGCCAGTGTCACGCAACGCAACGCAGCCGCCTCGGAGAAAGCGATGTTGGTGGCATGGCTGTTATCGATTGGGACTGCGACCAACGAGGATGAAGGTGTTGACCACAGGCCTCGAGCCACTGCCATCAACTAGAGCCACATGGCTTTCGGGTGCTGGATGCTGATAGGCATGATAGCGATAAAGAGGTTGCCATTGACTGGTTGTTCTTATCAGAGATGAGGTCCAGGACTCCAGGAGTAGAGCTAGCGGCGCTTGGCGAGAGAGTGATGATTCTGGTATGCCGTACTGAGCTCCATCACGTGCGCAATTTCCCCGCTGGAAGTCTCCTCTGCCGACAGCCGCTCATGCTCAAAACATTTGGAAATGTGCGCGAGTGACCTCACCTTCAACCTTCAACAGCTTGACCGCCGTCGCAACGGCCTTTGCTCATTATGGAGTCAACTTGGACAACTCATAAAGCCTCTTTGCCTTGTTGCTGACTCGTCGCCGACCACCACCGATGCCCTTCGCCAGTGCACGGAACCCGCCTTTTGCCGCTTTAGGATGCAGCATGATAAGAAGAAGGATCAGGCTGGCTATTGGTTCGTCGCCATCTTTCTCTGCAAGAGCCAACTCTGCTCATCCGATCAGCCTGCGATCAGCCTGGATGTCCAGATGTGCAGGGGCAGTAAGTGTCGATGTCAGGTCTCCGCGGTCATGTCTGCACTCTTGTCATGCCGGTACAGCATTTCCCAGGAGATGTCAAAAAGCAAACTGCAGGTAGTACGCCATTCGTTTTGTCTAGGCACGACGCTGGAGTCTCACCAGACCGCCTCCTATCCTACAGGTCGCGCTCAGCTGCTGTGGCATCGCATCACCTGCTGCGGCATCGATAGCCAACATTGAGCTAGTGGTTTGTCTTTTGTCAAACTACAGTTGAGCGATTTCCATTCTGTGCTGCATCTTCTCATCTTTTTGTTTTCGCCGTCATTATGAACTCCTCATCTACCACGGAAGAAGACCAAAAGCATTTGCGAAGGATAGTCGATCTTCCGCCAACACCACCCGACTCGGACCATAGCG from Fulvia fulva chromosome 2, complete sequence harbors:
- a CDS encoding Nitrite reductase [NAD(P)H] — its product is MSNTEWNDSEANVLPDKVEDLAANGEIPNGTKRTRVVVVGLGMVGVSFIEKLLKLDVKRREYDIIVIGEEQHLAYNRVGLTSFFQHREVENLYLNPASWYASMPEGSLSYHLNTLVTSIDTEQKNVETAKGDTVAYDILVLATGSNALLPRHTPGHDANGVFVYRTIEDLENLIKFSATKKGSTGAVVGGGLLGLEAAKAMMDLEEFGKVKLIERNRWVLSRQLDGDAGGMVVEQVRQLGLDVLLSKRVGKINTDENNNVIGVVFEDGEQMDCSTICFAIGIKARDDLARKAGIRCADRNGGIVVDESLATSTKDVYAIGECASWENQTFGLIAPGIEMADVLAFNLTQAKAHAPRKFKRPDLSTKLKLLGVEVASFGDFFADRDGPKDLPGRGNKKEGMQRSDSKLDNLTNGPASSPVKALTYKDPFQQIYKKYLFTMDGKYLLGGMMIGDTKDYVKLVPMVTKQKALDVPPSEFIVGKNSGDDDADDLDDDTQICSCHNVTKGGVVKSVKDGTCKSIGDVKSCTKAGTGCGGCMPLVQTIFNKTMASMGVEVKNHLCPHFEYSRADLFNIIYVKKLQKFADVMKECGKEPDSVGCEACKPTIGSIMASLYNKHIIDEDRRGLQDTNDRFLANIQRNGTFSVVPRVSGGEITADKLIVIGTVAKKFGLYCKITGGQRIDMFGAKKQDLPDIWQELIDGGMESGHAYAKSLRTVKSCVGTTWCRFGIGDSVGMAVRLEERYKSIRSPHKMKGGVSGCVRECAEAQNKDFGLIATEKGFNIFVGGNGGAKPRHSELLAKDVPPDDVIPIIDRYLMFYMRTADKLQRTARWVENLPGGIAYLRKVVLEDSLGICAELEKQMQEIVGSFFCEWTEVLQDPKKKALFTQFANTKETIETMEKVEEREQQRPAYWPSESVKEDFRGTKWSALSWQPLASCDQFSDSPTGSSVPVKRGDTQLAIFKVKGKYYATQQMCPHKRAFVLSDGLIGEDHKTNKLWVSCPMHKRNYTMNGEEAGKCSNDEQVNIATFPVEAREDGMVYVKLPPIEELDSVLGTEKFKIKKDETEKTSPFEALDKKFKMKGRKPFAASHLPNGLGERGKAQAILAGGERSSGGIDW